The proteins below are encoded in one region of Mya arenaria isolate MELC-2E11 chromosome 15, ASM2691426v1:
- the LOC128219132 gene encoding uncharacterized PPE family protein PPE16-like — translation MLCIDDPNIGDQNIGYPKISNPSISNRTSVTPSLDTQTSPNINDQISENTIGDPNIGDHYKINPRINNPNITKIGDPNIGFSNIGDPYIGDPTIGDPYIGHSNIGDPYIGDSNIGDPYIGDPNIGDPYIGNSNIGDPYIGNSNIGDPYIGNSNIGDPYIGNSNIDDPCIGNPNIVDHYIGNPNIGDLYIGNPNIGDLYIGNPNIGDPYIGHSKIGDPYIGNSNIGDLYIDNPNIGDPYIGHSKIGDHFIGNPNIGDLYIDNPNIGDPYISNSNIAYPNVGDYNIGDPYIGDSNIAYPNIGKSNIGDPYVGDSNIGDPYIGDSNIGDPYIGDPNIGDPYIGDYNIGDPYISDPIIGDPKIAESIIGDPFVGVSTIGDPNIGFPNIGDPYIGDPNIGDPYIGDYNIGDPYISDPNIGNPKIAESIIGDPFVGVSTIGDPNIGFPNIGDSNMGDPYIGDLNIGDPNIDKLCTYSNFCISYPF, via the exons ATGTTATG TATCGATGACCCAAACATTGGTGACCAGAACATCGGTTACCCCAAGATCAGTAACCCTAGCATCAGTAATCGAACATCGGTGACCCCATCATTGGATACCCAAACATCG CCCAACATCAATGATCAAATATCAGAAAACACAATAGGTGATCCTAACATCGGTGACCACTACAAAATCAATCCAAGGATCAATAACCCCAACATCACAAAAATCGGCGACCCTAATATCGGTTTCTCCAACATCGGTGACCCTTACATCGGTGACCCCACCATCGGTGACCCTTATATCGGTCACTCCAATATCGGTGACCCTTATATCGGTGACTCTAACATCGGTGACCCTTATATCGGTGACCCAAACATCGGTGACCCTTATATCGGTAACTCCAACATCGGTGACCCTTATATCGGTAACTCCAACATCGGTGACCCTTATATCGGTAACTCCAACATCGGTGACCCTTATATCGGTAACTCCAACATAGATGACCCTTGTATCGGTAACCCAAACATCGTCGACCATTATATCGGTAACCCAAACATCGGTGACCTTTATATCGGTAACCCAAACATCGGTGACCTTTATATCGGTAACCCAAACATCGGTGACCCTTATATCGGTCACTCCAAAATCGGTGACCCTTATATCGGTAACTCAAACATCGGTGACCTTTATATCGATAACCCAAACATCGGTGACCCTTATATCGGTCACTCCAAAATCGGTGACCATTTTATCGGTAACCCCAACATCGGTGACCTTTATATCGATAACCCAAACATCGGTGACCCTTATATCAGTAACTCCAACATCGCTTACCCTAATGTCGGTGACTACAACATCGGTGACCCTTATATCGGTGACTCTAACATCGCTTACCCTAATATCGGTAAATCCAACATCGGTGACCCTTATGTCGGTGACTCTAACATCGGTGACCCTTATATCGGTGACTCCAACATCGGTGACCCTTATATCGGTGACCCCAACATCGGTGACCCTTATATCGGTGACTACAACATCGGGGACCCTTATATCAGTGACCCCATCATCGGTGATCCTAAAATCGCTGAATCCATCATCGGTGACCCTTTTGTCGGTGTCTCCACCATCGGTGACCCTAATATCGGTTTCCCCAACATCGGTGACCCTTATATCGGTGACCCCAACATCGGGGACCCTTATATCGGTGACTACAACATCGGGGACCCTTATATCAGTGACCCCAACATCGGTAATCCTAAAATCGCTGAATCCATCATCGGTGACCCTTTTGTCGGTGTCTCCACCATCGGTGACCCTAATATCGGTTTCCCCAACATCGGTGACTCCAACATGGGTGACCCTTATATCGGTGACCTCAACATCGGTGACCCTAATATCGATAAACTTTGTACATACTCTAACTTCTGTATTTCTTATCCATTTTAA